One Vigna unguiculata cultivar IT97K-499-35 chromosome 7, ASM411807v1, whole genome shotgun sequence genomic region harbors:
- the LOC114191321 gene encoding uncharacterized protein LOC114191321 has protein sequence MGRLTSLARFLPRLTEKVRPILKIMKKQTAEKWDDQCEMAFQKIKEMISSPPIMCRPVEGLPLQLYLSVSDDSISAALIQEDSEQRPVYFISRVLQSAETRYQQIEKIALALLTAARRLRQYFQSHQVIVRTDHPIAKILRKPDLAGRMIAWSVELSEFGLKYEPRGSIKGQHLADFAAELQGSIPLSEHIWTLFVDGSSNKRNAGAGIVIEGPNGFTVEHSLQFKFKASNNQAEYEALIAGLRLAKDLGAAKLKCNTDSKLVVGQVLGEYQVKDDLLLQYYHKVVEAMKEFEEVTIHYIPRAENTRADRLSKLAEGKEKGQLKTIIRQTLMRPSTGECAAADRSADWIGEVRELLKRYEAGEEIRPTERRRALRFVIIGEDLYKRGFTAPLLKCLSADEAEYVMNEVHNGICGMHTGRRTMKARILRAGYFWPTMEQDCESMIRKCEGCQAHGNDVKRAPTELHSLTAPWSFAQWGMNIVGPFPVSRAQKKFILVAVDYFTKWVEAEALANITARQVHSFVWRNIICRFGLPHTIITDNGRQFIDKKLKDFYKQVGIRHVTSSVEHPQTNGQVEAMNKVIVAELKKRLGQAKGAWVDELPQVL, from the coding sequence ATGGGGCGACTGACCTCTCTAGCACGTTTCTTACCCAGGCTGACGGAGAAGGTTAGGCCGATACTGAAAATCATGAAGAAGCAAACTGCAGAGAAATGGGACGATCAGTGTGAGATGGCGTTTCAGAAGATAAAGGAGATGATCAGTAGTCCTCCCATAATGTGCCGACCGGTAGAAGGATTGCCTCTGCAACTGTACCTGTCAGTATCGGACGACTCAATCAGTGCAGCCTTAATACAGGAAGACTCGGAGCAGCGACCCGTTTATTTCATCAGCCGAGTATTACAGAGCGCAGAAACGAGGTACCAGCAGATAGAGAAGATAGCCTTGGCGCTATTGACGGCCGCACGCCGATTGCGCCAATACTTCCAGAGTCACCAAGTGATTGTCCGTACCGATCATCCCATTGCCAAAATACTCCGGAAGCCCGACTTAGCTGGTAGGATGATCGCCTGGTCGGTCGAGTTATCCGAGTTCGGTCTTAAGTACGAACCTAGAGGATCCATCAAAGGGCAACATTTGGCCGACTTTGCAGCTGAGCTCCAAGGATCGATCCCCCTATCGGAACATATTTGGACTCTCTTCGTGGATGGGTCATCGAATAAGCGTAATGCTGGAGCAGGGATCGTCATTGAAGGACCGAACGGCTTCACGGTTGAGCACTCCTTGCAGTTCAAGTTTAAAGCCTCGAACAATCAAGCAGAGTATGAAGCGCTGATCGCCGGGCTAAGGCTAGCAAAAGACTTAGGAGCGGCGAAGTTAAAATGCAACACCGATTCGAAACTTGTTGTAGGACAGGTACTGGGAGAATATCAGGTTAAGGATGATTTGCTGCTCCAGTACTATCATAAAGTTGTTGAAGCCATGAAAGAATTCGAAGAGGTGACCATCCATTACATCCCCCGAGCGGAAAACACCAGAGCCGACAGGCTATCTAAGCTAGCGGAAGGAAAAGAGAAGGGCCAATTGAAGACAATCATCAGGCAAACCCTGATGAGACCTTCAACGGGAGAATGTGCTGCAGCAGATCGGTCGGCAGACTGGATCGGGGAGGTGCGAGAACTTTTAAAGAGATACGAGGCTGGCGAAGAGATCAGACCGACGGAGAGAAGACGAGCACTCCGGTTCGTGATCATCGGAGAAGATCTATATAAGAGAGGCTTCACAGCGCCGCTCCTCAAGTGCTTATCAGCGGACGAAGCGGAGTACGTCATGAACGAGGTCCATAACGGCATTTGTGGAATGCACACCGGTCGGAGGACGATGAAAGCGAGAATACTCCGAGCAGGATACTTTTGGCCGACCATGGAACAGGATTGCGAATCCATGATACGTAAGTGCGAAGGATGTCAAGCCCATGGAAATGATGTAAAAAGGGCTCCGACCGAGTTACATAGCTTAACAGCTCCATGGTCGTTCGCTCAATGGGGCATGAACATCGTCGGACCTTTCCCGGTTAGCCGAGCGCAGAAGAAATTCATACTCGTAGCAGtggactacttcaccaagtgggtCGAAGCAGAGGCTTTAGCTAACATCACCGCTCGACAAGTCCACTCTTTCGTCTGGCGCAACATCATATGTCGTTTTGGCCTCCCCCACACGATCATCACCGACAACGGCCGTCAGTTTATCGACAAGAAGCTGAAGGACTTCTATAAGCAAGTGGGAATACGGCACGTGACCAGCTCGGTCGAGCATCCCCAGACCAATGGTCAGGTTGAGGCCATGAACAAGGTTATAGTGGCTGAGTTGAAGAAAAGGTTGGGACAAGCCAAAGGAGCATGGGTTGACGAGCTGCCACAAGTCCTTTAG
- the LOC114191319 gene encoding uncharacterized protein LOC114191319 translates to MSVKIKGLSDEIARHHFSYGLQPGVFADKISRKKPKTMEEMRERAAKFIQMEDMQEFRVKKREKEDAALPKPIAPRPSKPVARPTERKPPKFTTYTPLAVPRARILQEAFSADSLPAVRKKPPPPDADGSKHCQYHRTIGHTTEECHTLRDKIEELIRQGHLKKYIRQDRPPRNPVRNRSPMRRVPPSRSEKKREPEREKRRGGPSQSHWSPRRSRSRSHDRPLRGYINTISGGFAGGGSCSAAR, encoded by the coding sequence ATGTCGGTCAAGATAAAAGGTCTCAGCGACGAGATCGCGCGACATCACTTCTCTTATGGACTCCAGCCGGGAGTCTTTGCGGACAAGATAAGCCGTAAGAAACCGAAGACGATGGAGGAGATGAGGGAACGCGCGGCCAAATTCATACAGATGGAAGATATGCAGGAGTTTAGGGTAaagaagagggagaaggagGATGCTGCACTCCCAAAACCGATCGCGCCTAGACCGAGCAAACCCGTAGCCCGACCCACCGAAAGGAAGCCACCAAAGTTCACAACTTACACTCCTCTGGCTGTTCCCCGGGCCAGGATCCTGCAAGAGGCCTTCAGCGCCGATTCGCTCCCCGCGGTTAGGAAGAAGCCTCCGCCACCCGATGCCGATGGCAGTAAACATTGCCAGTACCATCGGACAATCGGGCATACCACCGAAGAGTGCCACACGCTCCGCGACAAAATAGAAGAGCTCATCCGACAGGGACACTTGAAGAAATACATTCGACAAGATCGTCCCCCGCGGAATCCGGTGAGGAACCGAAGCCCGATGAGAAGAGTCCCCCCATCCCGATCTGAGAAGAAAAGGGAGCCCGAGCGCGAGAAACGAAGGGGAGGACCATCCCAATCACATTGGAGTCCAAGAAGGAGCCGCAGTCGTAGCCATGATAGACCCCTGAGGGGTTACATCAATACCATCTCCGGAGGGTTCGCCGGAGGAGGGTCGTGCTCCGCAGCTCGCTAA